In Lolium rigidum isolate FL_2022 chromosome 7, APGP_CSIRO_Lrig_0.1, whole genome shotgun sequence, the DNA window AGTTTTTTCGTTACTAATAGTAGTAACTAACTTGCCTGGTtcacttatgagaaaattaagttCTTTACCCCTGAGATTACAGTATGCTAGTAATTCAAGTCTTTCTCCCTTTAATTTCTGTTGTTTCAGATGAGGTTGAGGATCATTCAGCGTATGCATTTCATGGGCATACAGGTAAGATCGATCTCGTTGAACGAACCAACTTATGATATCTTGTGGCTATGATTCATTCATTGTTTGCTCTAGTAAGCTTGATACACCGTGCAATTTGTTGTCTGCTACTCCCTCCCTCCGTTCGAAAATAAGTGTCTTGGGCTATATTTGGCAGCAAAGTATCTGAAAACCAAAGTATTAGAAAACTGCAGTGTTTTAGTCTGTAGGCAGGGCACATGATACTACAGTTTTCACAAATCAGAGTTTTTTTTGAAGTATTTATAATACTGTGACCTGTTTGGCTAGCCATGATTTTGTTGAAGCAGCCCTGAACAATCCGCCGACTCTGCCGAATACTTCCGGCGAGAGCAACACAGAAAGATTGTATCAGTCTCTGGTAGATGCGTTCCACTCAGGAAGGTTAGCCATAATAAAAATAGCTTAATGGGCTTATCGATTCTGCCTTCGGCTACGTAGGAAGCTAGCATACTGATCGAGATTCGATCTGCCAGTAATGCCGCGGTGCACTAGCAGTTGACTAGATCGATTAGTAGATAGTAATACCACGCCAACATAATGCAGAGACTAGAGAGCCACGGAGGTGCTTTTTTCTTGAGTTTCTCAGTTTTAGAAAAAGTGGCCGGGACTTCATTTTCTAAAATTGAGAAAATACTGCAGTTTTGGGCATACTGAAGTATTAAAAAGAACAGTTTTTGTTGCAGCCAAACACCTCAAAGTATTTAAAACTAAATTATTTCTCAAATTGTGGTATTCTTAGGATACTTTGAAAGTACCTAGCTAACAAACAGAGCCTTAACTTTTTGTACATacagatgtatctacaactaaaattagtctagatacatccgaatctaGACAAAAACTGAGATACTTATTTTAGCACAGAAGGAGTATATCATACGGTACAAGGGTACATTTGAATTGAAAACAATTATGGTAATAGCTTGTTTGATATCTTGGGTACAGATGAGGTCTTCGCTGCTGCGTGCAGTCCTACAGACGCATCGCTTGTTGTTTCTGGAGGTAAAGATGAcagagggtttctttggaggattgGATCTGCAGAGGATGTTCAGGAGCTGCCTGGTATGGTTGCTCATCTTCTTAGTCTAATTAGGATTTCTGTGCTAGATTTTTTCTATGTAAATGTTTATCAGGACTTTCTCTATGCTTCGTCAACTTTACAATATTATTTCTCAAATGTGTCGTTTCTGTTTCTTTTATATATAACTCCGAAAATACTATTGATATATTGCAGCAAGTCTTTCATAGATTTTCTGTCAAATAATTATATCTATGTTCCTGTTGCTTCGATTTATGTACGTAAACTTGTTGATGCTTCCCTAGAATTTTCTATCAAGCTTACATAATATTTGTTGCCAATACAGGACATAAAGATACTGTCTGCACTGTGGCTTTCAGTTCAGATGGGAAATTGGTGGCCTGTGGAAGCATGGATGGACAGATAAATGTATGGAATACAGCTACACGAACACTTCAGGGAACACTTGAGGGATCTGATTCAGGCTTTGAGGTGAGATGGTGCTGGTCGCTTTCATCTGTTTAGCTGCCATATTGCTTAACTGTTTCCATTGCTAAATCCTTGTTTCCTGCTCTTTAACTATATGTAGGTACTTTATGATTGATTATGTCTTTGGTTTTGTAGTGGCTTAAATGGCATCCGCGAGGTCACTTGATAATTGCCGGATCAGAAGACTGTAATGTATGGATGTGGAATGCAGACCACAATGCCTTTCTGAATACATTTGCTGGCCACAGTAGCACAGTGACATGTGGTGACTTTACCCCTGATGGTACTTAGCAATTTCCTTAGTGTTATTTAATTTTATGTATGCTAACGTGATTAAGCTGCCTCTTAATATGGTATAAAATATATCATCCCTGTCTGGACTTTATTTTAGTCCTGTTTTCTGGAACGCCTCGCAAGAATTTTTTCGCCTGTATGTGACAATCTGTTTTTAGTTATCAACACAGGTGCTTCTTCATATCAGTTCAGATTTTAGAGAAACATATGGGTGTGTATTTAATATTTCTGAACTAAAAGTTGATGATGCTTTAACATCTTAGATCCTTTTTTCACTTGCTTACTTTGGAAGTTTATATTCCCAATGTAGCATATCCATTGTTTAGCTAATTCACATGTTTCTTTATGAAGGTAAACTTATTTGTAGTGGATCAGATGATGCAACATTGAGGATATGGGACCCTAAAAGTGCACAGTGCAGACATGTCGTTCGGGGTAAATTATTGTCTATGTTGTAATTACCTTATATTCATATGTTTGTTTTTATGCGTTCTCTGTCAACCCTGAACTTTACTGTCTGATCTTTTTTACTTCAATGTAGGTCATAGCTACCATACTCAAGGATTGACATGTTTAGCTGTTACATGGGACTCCCAATCTATTGTTAGCGGCTCTCAGGATAGTTCCGTGCACATCGTGAGCATAAACTCAGGCCAGGTGGGTGTATGGCATGATTTCACACTACTTTTTTTTAGCAAAAAGGTTGATGAAGCACTCCCATCCATGCTGAATGAGCTTTGAGTCCTCATCCAAGTTCACTTACAATGAAAAGTATCTGATGCAATTTGTGGTTCTAACTATATTTTCCATTGTAGATCATGCAAAAATAATTAATTATTGATCACCTTATTTTGCCTGTAGTGATTTCTGCAGAGTTTTTTTTTCTGAGATATACTGCAGGGTTATGTTTTCATAGAAAAGTCACATGTAACCTGATGGTAGTTTTTAAAAGTTTTAGAAACATGTGCCATGGCTTTGCAGCTAAGGTAAGATTTGATTTGTGTGTAACAAGTGTTGTTGGTTGTTTCTGCAGGTTGTTGGCTCACTAGTTGGCCACACTAATTCTGTCGAGTGCATTGGCATCTCACCAAGGTACTTGTTCGTGATACGTTCTTGGATCGTTGGACTCTGCATGGTAAAATCTGTTGTCACAATGCACATTGCCTTCCCTATTGACCTAGCTAGCTTCGCTCCTGTTCTCTGTGCAGGTATAACTGGGTGGCTACAGGGAGCATTGATCAAACTCTCATTATCTGGGACCTCGCTCATCAAGCAATTCGATCCACTTGCGAGCACGATGTGAGTGTAGAAATCAGCCGATCTATTCATTTCTCTTGTATTTTTTATGTTGCTATGAACTTACTGTTATTGGTGGTTTGATATGCAGGAGGGTGTGACATGCCTTGCGTGGCTGGGTTCGTCGAGGTATGTGGCGTCAGGATGCGTTGATGGCACGGTGCGCATCTGGGACAGCCTCTCTGGGGAGCTGGCTCGCACGTTCAGCGGGCACATCGATGCCGTGCAGTCGCTGGCTGTCTCCGCAGATGGCAACTCCCTCGTATCTGTCTCCTCGGATAAGTCTGCCCGCGTCTTTGACATTTCCATGTTCAAGTAAAGATACATGTAGCAGCAAGCCAAGATTGGTTCCTCGCCTTGCATGGTCAGGATATGTACTTGTATTTACCTCTTAACTTGGAACTAGCCTTTGAGATGTAGTCAGGTGTGCAAGCAACTTATGCTTGATATTGATGTTTGAAATGGCTTGGTATTTTGCTGTATTCCATGGATTCATGCATCCCAGGTTGTGCAGGGATGCTCTGGCTGctgctgctctctctctctcacaggtTGTGCAGAGAGATGTAATTCAAGTTCCCCATTGTGGAAATTGAAGTCAATCTAGCTGAAAACAACGCATATCATGTCAGCTAATTTGAACTCTGTCTTCGCATTCAAAGCTGAAAAGCAGATTTGACCTGAGAGGTACACACACAAGGTCTCCTGAACGCAGCGGAGGAGAACGAGGAGAGCTCGAGTTGGTTTTGTATGGAGAAGAGGGGAGCAGAGTTGCAGCCGCGTGACGTGCGGAGAGAACGGAGCCGGAATCGATTTGAATGTGTTACTATTGATTTCGATAGCACGGGAAACAGGGGAAGCTATGAATCGGAACCGGAATAGGCGGGTGGTAATACACATACGACGCGTGCCGTCAAAATTTCCCCCAAAGATACTAGGTTTCTCAGGTTCCTCTACTGATCCTCTCCTCTCTTCTGATGCTACGGTGGGAGAGCGAGATGGCGGAGCCGGATCAGACGCACACGACGGACATGGACACGACGGCGACGGAGCCGCACACGGAGGAGACAGACACGGACACAACGGATACGGAAGAATCTGCGACGGACACGGACGGTGTGCCGGAGCTGACGCCGGAGGAGATGGCGCGGCTGCTGGAGCCAGACCCGGAGCCCACGGCCGAGGAGAAGGCGCTGCAGGCTCTCCACCTCGTCCGCTGCCGAGACTTCACAGAGCACGACCCCAAGACGAACGCCTACGTCTGCACCCGCTTCTGTGACTTCAACATCGCCTTCTTCGACCTCGACCAAGAGTGTAAGCATACACATCCGCAACCATCTCATATGGATCTCGTTTAGCAATTGATCATATTTTTATTATTGAGAAAAATCAATTGATCGTATAGACTGAGATGTCCGGCCCGGGGTTTGGAGTGTATCCCTCTGTCTATATCCGAGTAGTGATTCATGCTCCTGTTGTTGCTTCTGATTTGTGTTTCTAACCTACTTTTACAGCTGAAGCGATCCATGGGCTGCCACTCCAAGAGCTAAGCAATTCTCAGTGGAGGTCGATTGTGGCATCATCCGTAAATGTCCTTTCGTTGAAGCTGATCGAATCCGATGTGGGCTACCCAATCAACGTGTTTGGTACCGTGATTGCAAGGGATGAGGTCGACTACAAGTGTGTCTACCTGTTCCGGCGTGAAAGGGATGATTCCCAGTGCATCGAGTCGCCGGTATGTTTCTGTCCCTATTGGTTTTTTGCTCAAAGATTGCCAACATTACCGATCAAATCTAACTAATGTGAAAAAAGATGTCCGGGTTAACATATGTATCATATGTATTGGAAAATTTTCAGAGAAGTTATTATGTTTGGTTTGGTTGTCATGTCCAACTATATATATAATTGgatatttttttagataaagggaatatattaatatcaaaagataccaattacacccagccctgCAAAAAGAGTAAAGCTTGTGTAACTATGTACAAACTGTTTGACGTTGATTATTTTACCTAAACCCTTGTGCAGGAGGACATGCTAACATTGACAGGCCCAAGTCGAGGATTGGTGGTATCAGACAGAATGTTTTTCGAGATCAATCTAAAGATCAAGGGTGATGCAACCACACACGACCGAGATTTTAGCAAAGGTGTGATAGAATACTCGCGTCTCcccttatctcttccaagagaccGGTGACTGAGCTGCTAACTAGCTGGCGGAGCAAGGTGGAATTGGTGTTAGCGCCTGTTCCATATCCCGTGGCAGCTACACTCAAGGTCAATATTTTGAATGGGTCGCGTGATACCCCTTTCAACGGCAAAATCACCGCTTGGACTACTGGAAATGTCGATGATCATATCATTCTATATGAATATGATGGTACTAACACCTCTATGGGCACTAGGAAATTAATTGAAGACAGTGGCTCTGTTGTGTTAACTCGAAATTTGGTTGCTGTCCCTGTCCCCATCCCCTCatttgatgaagatgaagaaattgtGATCAATGTCTGTTTTATTACCGGTAACGACAAGGATGAACGCACCCTGGTCACTATACAATACCCTCAGGAGGAAAAGGTTTGCAACCACGGCCGGTATGAGCTACAAGTTAAGGTTTCTTGGACAGCTATTGTAAGGCGGCCGATGAGCAAAGGTATTCATAGAAGATGGTGTTCTGTGCCTAGGAAACCATTAGCCTTCTATGTGCATCAACACAAGTTCTGTTGAAGTTTGTGGAGATCAAAAGTTCAGTTGAAGATCCCATCTGTACAAGAGGTTGTCCAATGTTGTGCACTGAAATAGGCAGCTAGCTTAGGTTGAAACGCTTATTTAATATATTTACATCTGAATTACATTTCTCGGATGTTCAGATAACTTCTGTACAATCTAATTCACTGTTAATTCTTATTTTGCTGCATCATGTGCTTGCTTTTGTCTGGAAAATCAAGCTCAAAATTTAATTGTAGTACAGTTAAGACTTGTACTCTGTTTGGTACCGGCTGTGCAATGTCGACGAGTGTGGAAAACATTGTTGCAAAAAATCATTTCTGTTTTATGGATTATATGCGCtgatgcaaggtcaatgtgtactGCGGTAACCACTTAAAAATCTGCTCAACGCATCCTAACGACAGTTAGAAAAATGGCAATAGACTTTGTACAAATTCATTCTACTGCTCTGATACATTTTATATTTTAAGCATTTCCTTGATTTTATGGCGCATTTACAGTGCTCAATTTTGCCCTCTGTATCTTCACTTCCTAGAAAGGGATCCTTTGGGTTATTGATTTGGTCGCAAATTTAAAGCATGTTAAATATTTTATTTCAATGAAATTTATAATGACTACTACTTGTCCAGTATGAACTCGGGTAGAGGCTGAAATGCCCTCATTATGTTCCACAAGGATAACATAACAGCAAATACGAAACCAGATTTCCTTTTTGGAGGCATAGTTAGGCAGCATTGTACACATCACCAGGCGATGACTGTCCCTCACTTTTATTATCCGACTAAGCATCGTTCATTTCCTCAGGTCAAGAGAACAATAAAGGTTTCTGAGGCACGGAGCTCCATCTTTTTTCAACATCTTCTCCCCCTGGCCTTGCTAGAATTGCTGTCCAACAGACCTTCACTTGAAGTTCATAGAGACCGTGATTGCAAACCTTCTCTTCTTCAGGATACCGTAGAGTGACCGTGGTGCGTTCATCCTCATCAGTGCTGACGACGAAAAAACCATTCAACGCAATTTCCTCATATTCATTGCATAAGGCATAAGGGATGGGGACAACCAGGGCTGGAGAGTGCGTGGACTGCGCGCTCTGGTGGATCATTTTGTTCGTGGTGAATACCCCTCGTCACAttgatcctcctcttcctctgcatATCAATCAAAGATCAAATAGAGTTCAGAATGAGCAAATACTGAAATAGATTAATATATCTGTCAAATTTTCTAGCAATACTGATGCAGAAGCATGCCCATCTAAAACACCCTGTAATAATCAGCTACACCTAGGAACGCCACGCCATCTACGGGAAGAAGTATCAAACAGTGACTGTGAGCACTACTAAAAACTTCAAAAGGCCAATGGATAAGCATTAGAAGATTCAGATGTGAAACAGGCCCCGAAATTCTGAACCCATTATAGGGAAGAAGTATCAAATAATTGGTGTGGACAAACAAATATACTCTTTGGAGAAATCATTAGAAATCATAGGACTGTGAAATCTGAACCAAGCAGTAAAGAACAAATCTTCATTGTGGCATTCTGTCACCTACCTGGCGTTTCtcttaagagcatgtctaacagaccccttaaaagggccaaaTCCGTATAATAACTgccgatatacggggtagagctctacccggccgtctagcagaccccgtaaaatagGGCCCCGCATCGATTTTTTACAGTTTCGGCTAAGGGGTGGCTTCTGGCCCCTTGTACGgggcgggaggctgaatacaTGGCCAACCCCTCACTCGTGGCGCGCTGAATTTTCAGCAAATCGCGCGGGCTAGGACCAAGAGACGGGTGCAGGAGCTCGTAGGCGGCGCGCGTCTGGGCTAGCGAGAGCACGCAGGGGCGGCGGTCGCGGCGGGGCAGCGCGCAGgggtggcggccgcggcggggcagcgcgcagcggcggcggccgaccAGGGTGGGGCAGtgcgcaggggcggcggcggggggcggcTGCCGGCCGGGGCAGGGCAGGAATTGGGGCAGGGGGCGggtggttggaggaggaagaaggagaaaaaaagaaaaagaaattgatTTGGCATATTTTAGGatagggatacggggtctgctatctcggacgagttttcggccgatCGAAATCGAATACAAGGCTCTCTACTCgcattttaaggggcgaaaaaatactgagcctgttagacatgctctaactagAGTAGTTTTTGTCCAGAACAGGGCACACCTCATGAGCCCTCACTGATGGAATCGAATGGCCTCCTGTGCATTCCGTGTTTTTTCAATCCATCCACATCATGTATTTTGCCGGAG includes these proteins:
- the LOC124674524 gene encoding angio-associated migratory cell protein-like, coding for MSITGEVPGEGSDGEEVFIDDEDIINEIPLDEEDLPDQDDDDEQEEDMMDEVEDHSAYAFHGHTDEVFAAACSPTDASLVVSGGKDDRGFLWRIGSAEDVQELPGHKDTVCTVAFSSDGKLVACGSMDGQINVWNTATRTLQGTLEGSDSGFEWLKWHPRGHLIIAGSEDCNVWMWNADHNAFLNTFAGHSSTVTCGDFTPDGKLICSGSDDATLRIWDPKSAQCRHVVRGHSYHTQGLTCLAVTWDSQSIVSGSQDSSVHIVSINSGQVVGSLVGHTNSVECIGISPRYNWVATGSIDQTLIIWDLAHQAIRSTCEHDEGVTCLAWLGSSRYVASGCVDGTVRIWDSLSGELARTFSGHIDAVQSLAVSADGNSLVSVSSDKSARVFDISMFK